In one window of Syngnathus scovelli strain Florida chromosome 22, RoL_Ssco_1.2, whole genome shotgun sequence DNA:
- the LOC125992018 gene encoding mitogen-activated protein kinase 12-like, whose product MSIQDAAEPKRINNLASSFSGMALRGSRTGFYRQDLNRTVWEVPERYRDLRQIGTGAYGTVCSAWDRRTSSQVAIKKLHRPFQSKLFAKRAYRELRLLKHMKHENVIGLLDVFSAEISLDHIRDFYLVMPFMGTDLGKLMKMERLSEDRVQFLVYQMMKGLKYIHSAGIIHRDLKPGNLAINPDCELKILDFGLARQADAEMTGYVVTRWYRAPEVILNWMHYTQAVDIWSAGCIMAEMLLGKPLFKGNDHLDQLKEIMKTTGTPAADFVGKLQSQDAKNYLRGLSKVPKKDLHSIFFKASSHAVSVLEKTLLLDPEERVSASEALDFPFFADFRDTEEETEAQPYDQTMDNTDLTLEQWKRHTVTEILTFRPQKDGKETSL is encoded by the exons ATGAGCATCCAGGACGCAGCAGAACCCAAGCGGATCAACAACCTCGCCTCCAGTTTCTCGGGGATGGCACTGAGAGGATCCAGAACGGGATTTTACCGGCAGGACCTCAACAGAACCGTGTGGGAAGTCCCGGAAAGGTACCGAGACCTGAGACAAATTGGGACGGGCGCTTATGGAACTGTCTG TTCAGCGTGGGACCGGCGGACCAGCTCGCAGGTGGCCATCAAAAAGCTCCATCGGCCCTTCCAGTCCAAACTTTTCGCCAAAAGGGCCTACAGGGAACTCCGACTCCTCAAACACATGAAGCATGAAAAT GTGATCGGCCTGCTCGATGTTTTCTCAGCGGAAATTTCCCTGGACCACATTCGAGACTT CTACTTGGTCATGCCCTTCATGGGCACTGACCTGGGCAAACTAATGAAGATGGAGAGACTGTCAGAGGACAGAGTTCAGTTCCTCGTCTACCAGATGATGAAGGGACTCAAG TATATCCACTCCGCGGGGATCATCCACAGG GACCTAAAACCAGGAAATCTAGCCATCAACCCGGACTGTGAATTGAAG ATTCTCGACTTTGGCCTGGCGAGGCAGGCCGACGCGGAAATGACGGGCTATGTGGTGACGCGCTGGTACCGAGCCCCCGAGGTCATTCTCAACTGGATGCACTACACGCAAGCAG tggatATCTGGTCCGCTGGTTGTATTATGGCTGAGATGCTTCTTGGGAAGCCGCTGTTCAAGGGCAACGATC ACCTGGACCAGCTCAAAGAAATCATGAAGACCACCGGAACGCCGGCTGCTGATTTTGTGGGGAAACTACAAAGCCAAGAT GCCAAAAACTACCTCAGAGGTTTGTCAAAGGTTCCCAAAAAGGATCTGCACTCTATTTTCTTCAAAGCCAGCTCGCACG CCGTGTCCGTGCTGGAAAAGACACTGCTCCTCGACCCCGAGGAGCGAGTCAGCGCCTCGGAGGCCCTGGACTTTCCCTTCTTCGCCGACTTCCGTGACACTGAGGAGGAGACTGAGGCGCAACCGTACGACCAAACCATGGACAACACGGACCTGACGCTAGAACAGTGGAAAC gacacACAGTCACGGAGATATTGACCTTCAGGCCTCAGAAGGACGGCAAAGAAacatcactttaa
- the mapk11 gene encoding mitogen-activated protein kinase 11: MAARPGFYRQELNKTVWEVPERYQNLTPVGSGAYGSVCSAYDVVLRQKVAVKKLSRPFQSLVHSRRSYRELRLLKHMKHENVIGLLDVFTPAAALEDFNELYLVTNLMGADLNNIVKFQRLSDEHVQFLIYQLLRGLKYIHSAGLIHRDLKPSNVAVNEDCELRILDFGLARQTDDEMTGYVATRWYRAPEIMLNWMHYNQNVDIWSVGCIMGELLKGKVLFPGTDYIDQLKRIMEMVGTPTPDLLEKICSEHAQKYIQSLPFMPQQDLEKVFRGANPLAVGLLKRMLVLDCDGRISASEALAHPYFSQYHDPDDEPEAPPYDQTLESKDRTLEEWKELVFTEVNGFKASAGKSGSLQVEQ, encoded by the exons ATGGCAGCCAGGCCGGGATTCTACCGACAGGAGCTGAATAAGACGGTATGGGAGGTGCCGGAGCGATACCAGAACCTTACGCCAGTTGGATCCGGAGCATACGGTTCGGTGTG TTCGGCCTACGACGTGGTCCTGCGGCAGAAGGTGGCGGTGAAGAAGCTGTCGCGGCCTTTCCAGTCACTAGTCCACAGTCGCCGCTCATACCGGGAACTGCGGCTCCTCAAGCACATGAAACATGAGAAT GTCATCGGCCTGCTGGATGTCTTCACTCCCGCTGCAGCGTTGGAAGACTTCAATGAACT ctatCTGGTGACTAACCTGATGGGCGCCGACCTCAATAACATTGTCAAATTTCAAAGGTTGTCCGACGAGCACGTCCAGTTTTTGATTTATCAGCTCCTGCGTGGGCTAAAG TACATCCATTCAGCAGGATTGATTCACAGA GACCTCAAGCCAAGTAACGTGGCGGTGAATGAAGACTGCGAGCTGAGG ATCCTCGACTTTGGCCTGGCCCGGCAAACGGACGACGAGATGACGGGCTACGTGGCGACTCGATGGTATCGGGCGCCGGAAATCATGCTGAACTGGATGCACTACAATCAAAAtg TTGATATTTGGTCTGTTGGATGTATTATGGGAGAGCTGCTGAAAGGAAAAGTGCTTTTTCCCGGCACGGACT atatcgaCCAGCTGAAGAGAATCATGGAGATGGTCGGGACGCCGACCCCGGACCTCTTGGAGAAGATCTGCTCTGAGCAT GCACAGAAGTACATCCAGTCACTGCCTTTTATGCCTCAGCAAGACCTGGAGAAGGTCTTCCGGGGAGCAAATCCATTAG CGGTCGGTCTGCTGAAGCGCATGCTGGTCCTGGACTGCGATGGCAGGATCTCGGCCAGCGAGGCTCTGGCCCACCCTTATTTCTCGCAGTACCACGACCCGGACGACGAACCCGAAGCTCCGCCTTACGACCAAACCCTCGAGAGTAAAGACCGCACTCTGGAAGAATGGAAAG AGTTGGTGTTTACAGAGGTGAACGGCTTCAAAGCGTCGGCCGGCAAGTCCGGCAGCCTTCAGGTGGAGCAGTGA